The stretch of DNA CTGGCCGCCGAAAGGCCCTGGTTTTCCTGGTAAATCACAGTTATACCGCGGTCTGCCAGCCTGCGCAGCACCTCCACCGTATAAGCGTCGGTAGACCCGTCATTAACAATAATAACTTCCACATTGGAATAAGTTGACTGCAGGGCGCTTTCAACCGCTTCTTCAACATACTGTCCATAGTTGTAGCAAGGAATAACCACCGAAACCAGCGGCAGCTCAAAATTTTCCTTAATGTTCAAGCACCTCCCGTAGTACGTTATTTACCGGTCAGAGCTGTTTACTCCTCTACACCCATAAAATTCATGTAAGAATCCAGCACTTCACCGGACGGCCCGAGTTTCATGGGTTCACCTTTATGAAGCCACAGCGTCCGCCTGCAGATGCGGCGAATATCATCGGTGCCGTGAGATACCAGCACCAGACTTATTCCCCGCCCGAGCATTTCCTCAATCCGCCGGGCGCATTTTTGCTGAAAGGCCATATCACCCACCGCTAAAATTTCATCAACAATCAGTATCTCGGGCTCAACTGCCGTAGCTACGGCAAAACCCAGGCGCGCATACATGCCTGAGGAATAGTATTTTACCGGAGTATCAATAAATTGCTCTATTTCAGCAAATTCAACAATTTCATCAAACTTCTTGCGAATTTGGTTTTTATCCAGCCCCAGGATCATGCCGTTGAGATAAACATTTTCACGCCCGGAAAAGTCGGGGTGAAAGCCCGCTCCCAGTTCAATCAACGCTGAACGACGCCCATTGACGGTTATCCTACCGCTGGTGGGGCGCATAGTACCGGTGAGCAGCTTTAGCAGCGTACTTTTACCCGAACCGTTTACCCCGATTACCCCCAGGCTGTCGCCTGCTTCCATCTGGAAAGAAACCCCGTTTAGCGCCCAAAAGTCTTTCATTTCTGAGAAAGCGCGGCGCTCGATAAATTGGTGGATTATTTTGGAAAGCGAATACGCCCTCTGCTGGCGCAGTTGAAATTTTTTGCACAGGTTTTCAACTTCAATATGCAGGCTCATTCACATCACCTCGGCAAAGAGGGGCTCCAGCCAATGAAAAACCAGCCACCCCAGAATAAACACGCCTATGGAAATAAGCAGGGAAATTAGCACCAAATGCCAGTTTGCGCCGTCACCGGCCAGCAGGACGTTCCTCTGCATGTCCACCAGCAGCCCTATTGTATTATAGGCAAAATAGCTGCGTATTTTTTCCGGTACTTGTTCCAGAATATAAAAAATAGGTGATAAGTACAGCCAAAACATAAGAATTATATTAACCAACTGGGCTACATCGCGGTATAGCACATTTAAGGAAGCAACGATATAAGCCAGTCCGAGCGTGTAAAAAAATTCTATGGCCAGCAAGGGCAGCAGTACCAGAGGGTCCCAAACCGGGGTCAAATTATAGTACCAGATGATTAAAACCAGCACCAGCATGGAAAAGGCAAAGTCCACCAGCCTGGCGATTACAGCCGCCGTGGGTAAGATTATCCTTGGGAAGTAGACTTTGGAAAGCAGCATGGCGTTGCCGGTTAAAGAAGTGGCCGCATTGCTCAACGAATTGGCGAACAGGTTCCAATAGGTGAGCCCACAGAACAAGAATACCACATAGGGTATCCCGTTCAGGCCGGTCGCCCGGAAAATATATGAGAATACAAAAGACCAAATAATGGCCATCAGTAGCGGGTTGATTATCGCCCAGTACAACCCCAATACGGAAAGCTGGTAGCGCACCCGTACATCCCGCCAGGCCAGGGCTATGGTGAGATTACTGTAAAGAATTAATTTTTTGTACAAGAGTAGTCCTCCCGCGCTATTTGTCAGCGTTTTTACCTGTTTGCGAATTTAGCAAATAATTGCCTGCTTTTTCTTTTCAGTCCCTTTCCCAGGCTGTGCAGGGATTTTTTTATACCTATGTCTTCTATATCGCCTGCATCGGAAATATAGCCGGCATCTGCCGCAAGATATTGGATGCGGGCCAACTGATCATTTAACGTCGCTATTTCTCTTTCCAGGTGTCGTGCCCTTAATTCCGCGCTCTGCCAGTTATTGCCGGGTGAATTCCAGGTATAAGATGCCCCGTTTGTGTTTAGCAAGCTAAATAACTCTGTCCCGTACCGCTGGTAAGACT from Desulfoscipio gibsoniae DSM 7213 encodes:
- a CDS encoding ABC transporter ATP-binding protein, with the protein product MSLHIEVENLCKKFQLRQQRAYSLSKIIHQFIERRAFSEMKDFWALNGVSFQMEAGDSLGVIGVNGSGKSTLLKLLTGTMRPTSGRITVNGRRSALIELGAGFHPDFSGRENVYLNGMILGLDKNQIRKKFDEIVEFAEIEQFIDTPVKYYSSGMYARLGFAVATAVEPEILIVDEILAVGDMAFQQKCARRIEEMLGRGISLVLVSHGTDDIRRICRRTLWLHKGEPMKLGPSGEVLDSYMNFMGVEE
- a CDS encoding ABC transporter permease; this translates as MYKKLILYSNLTIALAWRDVRVRYQLSVLGLYWAIINPLLMAIIWSFVFSYIFRATGLNGIPYVVFLFCGLTYWNLFANSLSNAATSLTGNAMLLSKVYFPRIILPTAAVIARLVDFAFSMLVLVLIIWYYNLTPVWDPLVLLPLLAIEFFYTLGLAYIVASLNVLYRDVAQLVNIILMFWLYLSPIFYILEQVPEKIRSYFAYNTIGLLVDMQRNVLLAGDGANWHLVLISLLISIGVFILGWLVFHWLEPLFAEVM